From the Kallotenue papyrolyticum genome, the window CGCGCCGGAGGCCGTGCTACGCACGCGCGTAGAGGGTGAGATCGAGTTTCGCGATGTGGGCGTGCGCTATGGCCAGCGCTGGGTGCTGCGCCACATTTCGCTGCGCATTCCGCGCGGCTCGACTACGGCGATTGTCGGGGCCACCGGCGCGGGCAAGACCACGCTGGTCAACCTGATCGGGCGCGTACTCGATCCCAGCGAGGGTCAGGTGCTGGTGGACGGCCTGGACGTGCGGCGTTGGCCGCTCGAGGTGCTGCGCGCCGGCATCAGCTACGTGCCGCAGGATACCTTTCTGTTCTCGATCCCCCTGCGCGAAAATGTGACCTTTGGTTGTCCCGATGCCGACGACGCCACGATCATGCGCGCCGTCGAGGTGTCGCAACTGATCAACGATCTGCCGCAGTTCCCGCACGGGCTGGATACGCTGCTCGGCGAGCGCGGCGTGACGCTGTCGGGCGGTCAGAAGCAGCGCGCGGCGATCGCGCGGGCGGTGTTGCGCGACGCGCCGATCCTGATCCTCGACGACGCCATGTCGAGCGTGGACACGCACACCGCAGCGCGCATTCTGCAGCGCCTGCGCGACGTGCTCCAGGATCGCACCGCGATCATCATCGCCCAGCGCATCGCCACGGTCAAGGATGCCGACCATATCGTGGTCTTGCACAACGGTGCGATCGTGGAGCAGGGTACGCACCTGGAACTACTGCGTCACAACGGGCGCTACGCGGCCATGTACCGGCGCGAGCTGCTCCAGGCCGAGCTGGATGAAAGCGATGCGAGCGTGACGCCGGAGCGCTACGGACAGGGCAACCCGGCATGAGCAACGCGATCGACGAATTCGGCGCGATGGGCAAAGTCTATGACGCGCGCCTGATGCGGCGTCTGTGGAGCTTTGTCGCGCCCTACCGCAGCCGCGTTCTGCTGGCGCTGGCGTTGCTGGTCGGCGAGTCGCTGGCGGTGATCGCTCCGCCCTACCTGCTCAAGCAGGCGATCGATGGGCCGATCGCGCAGGGACGGCCTGCCGGACTGTGGATCTACTTCTGGCTGTACCTGCTGGCGGCGCTGGCCAGCTTCGGCTTTCGCTACGCGCAGGCCTATGTGATGCAATCCGTTGGCCAGCAGGTGATGGTCGATCTACGCCTGCGGCTCTTTGACCACATTCAGCGGCTGCATCTGGGCTTTTTCGATCGCTACCCGGTTGGCAGCCTGATGACGCGCCTGACCAACGATGTGGACGCGATCAACGAGTTCCTGACGCAGGCGATGGTCTCACTCTTCACCGATCTGGCGGTGCTGCTCGCGATCGTGGTGACCATGTTCGTGCTCGACTGGCGGCTGGCGCTGATCAGCATGCTGGTGCTGCCGCTGGTGGCGCTGGCGACGGCGCTGTTCCAGCGCTACATGCGCCGCGCCTACCGCAACGTGCGCCAGCGCCTGGCGCGCATCAACGCCTATCTCAACGAGCATATCAGTGGCATGCTGGTGCTGCAGCTCTTCAACCGCGAGCCGCTCGCGCAGGCGCGCTTCGAGGAGTTGAATCGGGCCTACCGCGCGGCCAGCTTCCAGTCGCTGCTGGGCTTTTCGCTCTTCTTTCCGGCGGTCAGTCTGCTGTCGGCGCTGGGGACGGCCCTGCTGCTCTACTGGGGCGGCTACGGCGTGCTGGCCGGCTGGGCGACGTTGGGCATGCTGGTGGCGTTTGTGCAATACACCGACCGCGCCTTCCAGCCGATCCGCAACCTGGCTGAGAAATACAACCTGCTTCAGTCGGCGATGGTCTCCGCCGAGCGCATCTTCGGCATCCTCGATACGCAGCCTGAGGTGCGCGATCCGGAGCGGCCACTGCCGCTGCCGGAGCGCATTCGCGGCGAGATCGCCTTTCACCACGTGACCTTTGGCTACCATCCCGATGAGCCGGTGCTGCGCAACATTTCGCTGACGATCCCAGCGGGCCAGGCGGTAGCGATCGTGGGCGCGACCGGCGCGGGCAAGACCTCGCTGGTGTCGCTGCTGGCGCGTTTCTACGATGTGCAACAGGGCAGCATCACCATCGATGGCATCGATATTCGCCAGGTGCGTCAGGCCGAGCTGCGCAGGCATGTTGCCGCCGTACCGCAGGACCCGGTCTGTTTCTCCGGCACGATTGCCTCCAACATTCGTTTGCATGCAACGCACATCAGCGACGAACAGGTACGGCGCGCTGCCGCGATCGCCAACGCTGCGCCGTTTATCGAGCGGCTGCCGGGTGGCTACGACTACGAAGTGCGCGAGCGCGGCGCGAACCTGTCGGTCGGACAGCGCCAGCTGCTGGCCTTTGCGCGGGCGATTGCCTTCAATCCGGAGGTGGTATTGGTGCTGGACGAGGCAACTTCCAGCGTCGATACCGAGACCGAAGCGCTGATCCAGACCGCGCTCGAACGCCTGTTGCAGGGCCGCACCAGCATTGTGATCGCCCATCGGCTCTCGACGATCCGGCACGTGGATCGCATCATCGTGCTGCACAAAGGCCGCGTGGTGGAGGACGGCACGCACGAGGAGCTGCTGGCGCGGCGCGGCTACTATGCGCGGCTCTACCAGTTGCAGTACGCCGAGCAAGCCGACGCGGTGGTTGAGCCCGAGCGCTCCGCCGATTAGGGGTGGCGCTGGGCAATGCCGGCCTGGCCCTTGAGCGCGATCGCCAGTTCAGCGCGGGGTGGGAGCGGGGTGGCGTCTTTGGCCGTATCGGCGCGAATCGCCGCGAGCTGATCGGCGGCGATCAGCCCCTGGGCGGCGGCATACTCGGCAGCGGCCAGCGTATCCGCCATGGTCAGCATCTCGACGCCGCGCGCGCCCACCTCGGCGCGCAGCGCTTCCACCTCGTGATCGCGCCGCCCGCGCGATACATCGCGAATGTAGATCGCGCGTACGCGCTCGGGCGCTTCGACAACGATCTGCCGATAGATCTCGGGGTCTTCCTGCCCGCTATCGCCGATCAAGAGAAAGGGGAGATGCGGGTAGGTCGCCAGCAGCGTCCGGATCAGCTCTAGTTTGTGCTGCCGGTGCTGCATGCGGGTCAGCCGCCCGCGCTGCGCGCCCCAATCGCGCAGCAAGAGCGGCCCGAGCGGGAGCCCGTGGATGTTGAGGAAGTCGATCAGCAGATCGTAGATGTTCCAGGGGCTACTCGAGACATAGAAGATGGGATTGTACTCCTCGCCGCTCGCGCCGCGCTGGAGCGCTCGGTAGAAGGCAGCAACGCCCTTGAAGGGCAGCCGTGTGTAGGCATTGCTGAACAGAACCAGCCGCAGCATGCGCAGTAGATGGGTGGCCTCAGTGCGCACGATGGTATCGTCGATATCGCTGATCACGCCGAAGCGCGCGCCCGGCGGTGGGACCAGGACGTGGCCGGTGGTGCAGATTGTGCGCTGGCGCTCAAAGCGCGGTTCGAGCACCTCCAGGCTGATGGCGTGCCAGACGCGCTGCTGCGCCAGGGGCTGTTCCGGCACCAGCGTGAGATGGAAGAAACCGTGCGCGTCGGTGCAGGCTTCCAGCTCCTGGTCGCCGAAGCGGGCGCGTACGCGCGCGTTGGGGATGGCGCTGCTGCTGAAGCGCCGGTACATGTTGAGCAGGTTGCGCCAGGCTGGATCGGTTTGGGTCGCGGTGGTGATGCCTTTCTGTTCCAGCACGCGGCCGCGCAGGTAGAGCGCCGTGGGAGTGCCATGCCCGCGATAGGCGAGGATATCGACCTGATCCAGCCAGTTGAGACGTTCTTTGATGCGGATTGCCAGCCAGTCGGCGTGCAGCCGCAGCCGTTGCCAGCTCGTTTGAAGGGCAGGTGGCTGGTGGCTCATGGCGCTCCAGCTCCTCCACGCCTGCCGTGTGGCACCGTCGTCATGCGTGACCTGCGCGCTCAACGTTCGGCGCCGGGCGGCACAAACGCGCCGCCGCGCAGCCAACCGAGCAGGTTTAGATCGGCGATCGTGAACTGGGTCGTGCGTTCGCGCCGCGCGTCGCGCTGCTCGATCAGTCTCCCCTGCTGGTCAACGCGGTAGCGGAGCAGCTGCCCAGCAGGCAGCGCGGCGCGTTGATCGATGGTTGCAGGGAGCCCCGGCAGCTCACGGCATTCGGTGAGCTGCCAGCCCTCGGCCGTTTGGCTGGCGCGTAGGATGGCATAGTGTTCGCCCCAGGCGTTGGGCAGGAGATAGACGGCGTCCTGCTCGAGGCGCATGCTCATACGCGCTACTCCCTGGCTACGCGCAGCCGGTTGACGACATCGCGCACGCCGGCAACCGAGCGCGCGATCTCCTCAACCCGCGCGCGCATCCACTCGCTCAGCACCACGCCCGCCAGGGTGACGACGCCATCCGCCACGCTGACGTCGAGCGTGCTGCAATCGTCAGTGCCGAACTGCACTAGCCGATCACATACATCCTCGCGGATGCGCTCATCCGGCAGCTCTTCGCCGGGAACGCTCGCGCTGGGCCCCAGAGATGACCAGTTACCGGGCACCGGCTCGCTGTTGCGTGGCTCCGGTTCGGATGGACGGTGCTCGCTCATGCTCCTGCTCCTCCACGATGGTTGTCGGCGGCAGTGCTGCAGATCACGTGCCGCCGACGACGGTCATGGCAGCGGCGTGCGCCGACGCTCGTACAGCAGCATGCGCATGCCATACTTGGGGCGCAGGGTGACGGTCGGTTCGGGCACCACCGGATGATCGCGCACCAGGCGCAGGCGGTAGCGACTGGCCAGCGTGGCCAGCAGCAGGTGGGCTTCCATCAGCGCGAACTGATTGCCGATACAGATGCGCGGTCCACCGCCGAAGGGGAAGTAGGCGAAGCGCGGCCGTTGCGCTATCTGCTCCGGCGTGAAGCGCTCTGGATCGAAGCGTCCTGGTGTCTCCCAGAAGTCCGGATGACGATGCGTCACGTAGGGCGAGATCACCAGTGGTGCGCCCGCGGGAATATGGTAGCCGCGCAGTTCGTCATCGACGGTGCTTTGGCGGCCAAAGATCCAAGCGGGCGGGTAGAGCCGCAGCGTTTCGTCGATCACCATACGCGTGTAGGGCAGGTGGGGCAGGTCCTCCAGCGTTGGCAGGCGGCCAGCCAGCACCTCGTCCAGCTCAGCGTGCAGCCGCCGTTCGATGTCGGGATGCAGTGCCAGCAGATACCAGGTCCAGCTCAGCGTCACGGCGGTGGTTTCGTGACCGGCCAGAAACAGCGTCATCACTTCGTCGCGCAGTTGGCGGTCGTCCATGGCTGCGCCGGTTTCTGCGTCCCGCGCGTGAAGCAGCATGGAGAGGAGGTCGCCGGTGTCGTGGCTGGACTGCCGCCGCTCCTCGATCATGCGATAGACGATGCGGTCCAGGGCCTGGCGTGCGCGGCGGAAGCGTAGGTTGCGCGGCGTGGGCCATGGCTCGCCGAGCGTGAAGGGGTGCGTGGAGCGGTGGTTGACGTCCTCTAGAGCGATCGGCAGGGCCCAGCCGACCACATCGGCTGCGTCGCTGACGTCGGTGCTGAAGAGCGCCTGGGCCACGATCTGCAGCGTGACGCGCATCATCTCGGCGGCGACGTCCAGCGGCTGGCCGGTGCGTGCGGGCGCCTGCCAGCGCTCGGCCAGCTCCGCGGCGCGCATGGTCATCATCGTGGCGAAGGTGTTCAGCCGTTGCCGGTGAAAGGCCGGCGCGGCCAGGCGGCGCTGCCGCCGCCAGAACTCGCCTTCGCTGGTGAGCAGACCGTTGCCCACCAGGCGGCGCAGTGCCCGCGCGATCTGCCCCTTGGGATAGTCTTTGCTCTTCAGCACGTATTCGATGTCGTCGGGATGGGCGATCAGATACCAGCGAAAGCCACGCAGGCCGCGAAAGCCGACCACGTCGCCGTAGCGCGCGCGCATGGTCGGGTAGAACTGCAGCGGATCGCGGCGCAGATCGAACAGGTTGCCGACCAGCGGCAGGCCGGGTGGTCCCGGCGCTTCCCGCCGCTGATGGGCAGGCAGCGCAACCGCCATGCTCACATCTCCTTCAGCTCGCCGCGATCACCGTGATTTCGTCGCGACGCTTGACCAGCAACGTCAGCCAGAGCACGAACAAACGCACTGCCAGCGGCAGCTGCTCCGGTAGCTCGGCCTCGATGGTGCGCTTCCAGAAGCCGGTGCTGCGCAACACGCCGATGGGCTGGCCATCGCGCTCCAGGCGCCAGCCGTAGCGCCAGGGCGACTCGCGGCGCAGGCTCAGCCGCTCGCCGGCAATGCTGATCTCGAACTGGTCGCGCCAGGCGCTGGGCTTGCGCGCCTCGGCCAGCGTCGCGCCGTTGTGTTCGAGCACGAACGGGCCGCGCCAGCCGCGGCGGTAGAGCCGGTAGTCGGCGCCATCCAGCGTTAGCGTGGCGGCCTCGCGCCAGGCCGCCGGCTTGAGGATCGCCAACGGACGACCGTCTTCGCTGATCTGGTAGCTGGCCTCCAGCCAGCCCGTCGGTGTACATTGCAGCATAGCACATGCCTCGCTTGAATGGCTACGTTGTACGTATAGGACGAGGAGCGGCAGGGTCTGGTTGCGCCGGCGAGCAGGGGCAACCGGCACGGCGACGGGGAGCAGGGGACAGGTCCCCGCGCCGCGCCGGTTCATCCGGAATCAATGCGTGCGCCGGCTCATTTGTCATGGCGCCGATCTTCGGGGCGGAGGTTAGCCGATCGGCGGGAGCCCTTCCACGGCCAGCATGCGCACCTGGGCTGCGCCGGCGCGGCGCTGGCGCGCGGTGCGATATTCGGGCGAGGCGTACCAGCGCTGCGCGGTGGCCAGATCCGGAAACTCGATGATGACGATGCGCTCCGGCTGCCAGCCGCCCTCCAGCGGCGCGATCGCACCGCCGCGCGCCAGAAAGCGCCCGCCGTACTGCTCCACGCTGGGGCCGCTGAGCTGGCGGTAGGCAGCGTAGGCTTCCTGGTCGTTGATGGTCACCTCCACGATCACATAGGCTGGCATCTCGCTTCCTCCTTCACGGTCGGGCGCGGGCAGTGCGCCGCGCTAGGGTCAGCACGGCGATCACGATCCAGATGATGTTGACGCCGACCGAGGGGTAGGCGCCATGGTAGGCCGAATTGATGATCAGTAGCACGCCGCCCAGCATGTTCAGCCCTTGGTAGGCTGGAGCATCGCCGGCCAGACGGCGGGTGGAGACGAGTGCATAGGCCAGCAGCAGCGCCGCCGCGCCAAGCCAGCCCAGCACATCGATCAGCAGCTCAAGCGTCATAGCGCGTTCCAGGATGGAGCCGCCGATGAGTCATGGCCGTGACTCACCGGCGGCGGTGGCGCGTCTCAGCACTGGCTGTAGCCGCAGGCGTTGCAGTGCATACAGCCTTCCTCGTGGACAAAGGCGGCCTCGCCGCACTCCGGACAGAGGTCCGGCTTGATCGACGGCAGCGACAGTGCCATCTGGACGGGTTGCTGTTCGTCGTTGTCGTCGGCGGTGGGGACGCGATCCTCACCGATGCAACACTCCTCCAGCGCCTGGGCCACGGCGTCGGGCAGCGAGCGCACGCGCTCCTTGCCGAAGCCGGTTGAGCGCGCGCCGCCGATGCCCTTGAGTTGGTCGATGATCTCGCGCAGGCGCTCATGCGGCGTTACCGGCGAGGCCACGCGCAGCACCAGCGAGGCCAGACGGCCCAGGGCATCGGCCATGCTGGTCACATCCGAGCCGGCCTTGCCGGCGGTGATGAAGATCTCCAGCGGTTCACCCTCGTCGTCGTTGTTGACGGTGACGTAGATCGTGCCAAGCGGGCTGCGCTGCTTGACGGTGATGCCGCGCAGCCGCTTGGGGCGCGGGCGCACCTTGGGCTGGTTCCACAGCTCGGCCAGTGTCTGCTTGGGCGTCTCCGCCGTCGTCTGCGGCGCGGCCGCGGCCTTTTGCTCATCCTCCTTCTTGAGGTTGAGCACCTGCTCATCGCGCGAACCGTCGCGGTAGATCGTGCCGCCCTTGCAGCCCAGACGGTACATGTACTCGTAGAGCTCGCGGGTCTGCTCGACGGTGTAGTCGTGCGGGACGTTGCAGGTCTTGGAGATGGCGCTATCGACCCAGCGCTGCAGCGCAGCTTGAACGCGCACGTGCTCGACCGGCGTCAGTTGCATGGCGTTGACGAAGTAGTCGGGCAGCGGCTGCCCGGGGTGGGCGCGCTCCCACTCCTCGACGATCGCGACGCGCTCTTCGTGGATGCCCAACCGGCTCTTGCGGTAGTAGCTCCACGAGAAGTAGGGCTCGACGCCGGTTGAGGTGCCGACCATCGTGCCGGTGGTGCCGGTGGGCGCGATGGTCAGCAGCGTGACGTTGCGCAGGCCCTTTTCGCGCACCGCCTGGCGCACATGCTCCGGCATCTGCTGCATGTAGCCGCTCTGCAGCAGCTTCTCGGCGTCGAACATCGGGAAGGATCCCTTCTCGGCAGCGTTGTCCGCCGAGGCCAGGTAGGCTTCGGTAGCGATCACCTCGCCGAGCTGATCGATGAAGCGGATGCACTCGTCCGAGCCGTAGCGGATGCCGAGCCGGATCAGCATGTCGGCCAGGCCCATGATCCCCAGGCCAACGCGCCGCTCACGCATCTGCTGTTCGCGGTTCTCCTCGAAGAAGTAAGGCGTGGCGTCGATCACGTTGTCCAGGAAGCGCACCGCATAGCGCACCGCCCGGCGCAGCTCGTCCCATTTGACCGCGCCGTTCTCCGTGAAGCGGCTCAGGTTCAGCGCGCCGAGGTTGCAGATGCCCCACGCCGGCAGGGGTTGCTCGCCACACGGATTCGTGCAGATCAGGCGCGAGAAGTAATAGCTATTGCTCATCTTGTTGGCGCGATCCATGAACCAGACGCCCGGCTCGGCGCTGGCCCAGGCGCTCTCGATGATATTGTTCCAGATTTCGCGCGCCCGCACGCGCTTGTAGACCACGACTGGTCGGCCTGCTGCGCGCCAGGCATCGATATCGCCGTCCCAGACCCGGTCGTAATCGGGGTGCAGCGTGTCGGGGAAGATCAGCTCCCACTCCGCGTCGGCTTCGACCGCTGCCATGAAATCATCGGTGATGCCGACCGAAATGTTGGCGTTGGTGATCTTGCCCATTTCACGCTTGGCATTGATGAAGTTGAAAATGTCCGGATGCCAGACGTTGAGGATCAACATCAGCGCGCCGCGGCGTGATCCGCCCTGCTCGATCAGACCGGTGACGAACGAATACAGCCCCCCCCAGGAGACCGAACCGCTGGAACGTCCGTTAACCCCTTTGACGTAGGCGTGTTGTGGCCGCAGTGTTGAAAGATTGATGCCCACGCCACCGCCGCGCGACATGATTTCCATCATCTGCGAAAGTGTATCGACAATGCCACGACGAGAATCTTTTGGGCTTGGCACCACGTAGCAAT encodes:
- a CDS encoding CBU_0592 family membrane protein, with translation MTLELLIDVLGWLGAAALLLAYALVSTRRLAGDAPAYQGLNMLGGVLLIINSAYHGAYPSVGVNIIWIVIAVLTLARRTARARP
- a CDS encoding ABC transporter ATP-binding protein → MSNAIDEFGAMGKVYDARLMRRLWSFVAPYRSRVLLALALLVGESLAVIAPPYLLKQAIDGPIAQGRPAGLWIYFWLYLLAALASFGFRYAQAYVMQSVGQQVMVDLRLRLFDHIQRLHLGFFDRYPVGSLMTRLTNDVDAINEFLTQAMVSLFTDLAVLLAIVVTMFVLDWRLALISMLVLPLVALATALFQRYMRRAYRNVRQRLARINAYLNEHISGMLVLQLFNREPLAQARFEELNRAYRAASFQSLLGFSLFFPAVSLLSALGTALLLYWGGYGVLAGWATLGMLVAFVQYTDRAFQPIRNLAEKYNLLQSAMVSAERIFGILDTQPEVRDPERPLPLPERIRGEIAFHHVTFGYHPDEPVLRNISLTIPAGQAVAIVGATGAGKTSLVSLLARFYDVQQGSITIDGIDIRQVRQAELRRHVAAVPQDPVCFSGTIASNIRLHATHISDEQVRRAAAIANAAPFIERLPGGYDYEVRERGANLSVGQRQLLAFARAIAFNPEVVLVLDEATSSVDTETEALIQTALERLLQGRTSIVIAHRLSTIRHVDRIIVLHKGRVVEDGTHEELLARRGYYARLYQLQYAEQADAVVEPERSAD
- a CDS encoding DUF1330 domain-containing protein, translated to MPAYVIVEVTINDQEAYAAYRQLSGPSVEQYGGRFLARGGAIAPLEGGWQPERIVIIEFPDLATAQRWYASPEYRTARQRRAGAAQVRMLAVEGLPPIG
- a CDS encoding adenosylcobalamin-dependent ribonucleoside-diphosphate reductase, with product MTIVDHPQATPSSNGALPAGKHRAQLNELGEKIFLDRYALKDMTKRSLAVGDTVIVCVNQKTRQREIGTVLELLDGRVRIQLRDGTITEQSFEDVDKPLETRPEQMMDRVARGIAAVETTPEKRQEWETNFRWLLDDWKFVPGGRILTAAGTDQELTFYNCYVVPSPKDSRRGIVDTLSQMMEIMSRGGGVGINLSTLRPQHAYVKGVNGRSSGSVSWGGLYSFVTGLIEQGGSRRGALMLILNVWHPDIFNFINAKREMGKITNANISVGITDDFMAAVEADAEWELIFPDTLHPDYDRVWDGDIDAWRAAGRPVVVYKRVRAREIWNNIIESAWASAEPGVWFMDRANKMSNSYYFSRLICTNPCGEQPLPAWGICNLGALNLSRFTENGAVKWDELRRAVRYAVRFLDNVIDATPYFFEENREQQMRERRVGLGIMGLADMLIRLGIRYGSDECIRFIDQLGEVIATEAYLASADNAAEKGSFPMFDAEKLLQSGYMQQMPEHVRQAVREKGLRNVTLLTIAPTGTTGTMVGTSTGVEPYFSWSYYRKSRLGIHEERVAIVEEWERAHPGQPLPDYFVNAMQLTPVEHVRVQAALQRWVDSAISKTCNVPHDYTVEQTRELYEYMYRLGCKGGTIYRDGSRDEQVLNLKKEDEQKAAAAPQTTAETPKQTLAELWNQPKVRPRPKRLRGITVKQRSPLGTIYVTVNNDDEGEPLEIFITAGKAGSDVTSMADALGRLASLVLRVASPVTPHERLREIIDQLKGIGGARSTGFGKERVRSLPDAVAQALEECCIGEDRVPTADDNDEQQPVQMALSLPSIKPDLCPECGEAAFVHEEGCMHCNACGYSQC
- a CDS encoding App1 family protein gives rise to the protein MSHQPPALQTSWQRLRLHADWLAIRIKERLNWLDQVDILAYRGHGTPTALYLRGRVLEQKGITTATQTDPAWRNLLNMYRRFSSSAIPNARVRARFGDQELEACTDAHGFFHLTLVPEQPLAQQRVWHAISLEVLEPRFERQRTICTTGHVLVPPPGARFGVISDIDDTIVRTEATHLLRMLRLVLFSNAYTRLPFKGVAAFYRALQRGASGEEYNPIFYVSSSPWNIYDLLIDFLNIHGLPLGPLLLRDWGAQRGRLTRMQHRQHKLELIRTLLATYPHLPFLLIGDSGQEDPEIYRQIVVEAPERVRAIYIRDVSRGRRDHEVEALRAEVGARGVEMLTMADTLAAAEYAAAQGLIAADQLAAIRADTAKDATPLPPRAELAIALKGQAGIAQRHP
- a CDS encoding BON domain-containing protein, with the translated sequence MSEHRPSEPEPRNSEPVPGNWSSLGPSASVPGEELPDERIREDVCDRLVQFGTDDCSTLDVSVADGVVTLAGVVLSEWMRARVEEIARSVAGVRDVVNRLRVARE
- a CDS encoding cytochrome P450, which codes for MAVALPAHQRREAPGPPGLPLVGNLFDLRRDPLQFYPTMRARYGDVVGFRGLRGFRWYLIAHPDDIEYVLKSKDYPKGQIARALRRLVGNGLLTSEGEFWRRQRRLAAPAFHRQRLNTFATMMTMRAAELAERWQAPARTGQPLDVAAEMMRVTLQIVAQALFSTDVSDAADVVGWALPIALEDVNHRSTHPFTLGEPWPTPRNLRFRRARQALDRIVYRMIEERRQSSHDTGDLLSMLLHARDAETGAAMDDRQLRDEVMTLFLAGHETTAVTLSWTWYLLALHPDIERRLHAELDEVLAGRLPTLEDLPHLPYTRMVIDETLRLYPPAWIFGRQSTVDDELRGYHIPAGAPLVISPYVTHRHPDFWETPGRFDPERFTPEQIAQRPRFAYFPFGGGPRICIGNQFALMEAHLLLATLASRYRLRLVRDHPVVPEPTVTLRPKYGMRMLLYERRRTPLP